In Pseudomonas sp. GCEP-101, one DNA window encodes the following:
- a CDS encoding ABC transporter permease, whose product MKNITKPYRLALPAPRLRPPTLGWRGVETLLPWLVPLAIGVLWWTASHRHWMSAQILPTPELVWQAGRELLASELWQQLGVSLKRLLWGLLAGILSGLALGAWLGFSRRAERLVLPTFSALAQVPTLAWIPLFMLFFGIGELLKLVVLIKAIIVPVTLHTLVGVRDAQPRLREAAAVLRLSRRLLLWRLILPAALPAFLTGVRLALAQGWTSLLAVELLASSEGIGYLMVQARQLFMLDIVFVCILVIGLVGAAMDRGIQALDRRLVHWPQQAAGELRRSQPGRSGAGQGWERLQPWLLPLGLLAIWQAASALEWVDPSILASPASVAVALWEGLLDNSLTVALLASLQRTLAGLLLGGALGFLLGLGLGLWRPAERLFGPSFAALRQVAIFAWVPLLTAWFGLGELAKVVFVALAAFFPLLLATQRGIASLPAQLTEAAIALRLSPWQRLRRLVLPGAAPSVFAGVRLALIYAWLGTIGAEYFMPSDGGIGSLMIGAQQLFRMDLVGAGMLLVGLTGALLAALGQRIEARVTRWRHA is encoded by the coding sequence ATGAAGAATATCACCAAGCCCTATCGCCTTGCTCTTCCCGCGCCACGCCTGAGGCCTCCCACGTTGGGCTGGCGGGGCGTGGAGACCCTCCTGCCGTGGCTGGTGCCGCTGGCCATTGGCGTGCTCTGGTGGACGGCCAGTCATCGCCACTGGATGTCCGCGCAAATCCTGCCCACCCCCGAACTGGTGTGGCAGGCCGGGCGCGAACTGCTGGCGAGCGAGCTGTGGCAGCAGTTGGGCGTCAGTTTGAAACGTCTGCTCTGGGGCCTGCTGGCCGGCATCCTCAGCGGGCTGGCACTGGGCGCCTGGCTCGGCTTCAGCCGCCGCGCCGAGCGTCTGGTGCTGCCCACCTTCAGTGCCCTGGCGCAGGTCCCGACCCTGGCCTGGATTCCGCTGTTCATGCTGTTCTTCGGCATCGGCGAACTGCTCAAGCTGGTGGTGCTGATCAAGGCCATCATCGTGCCGGTGACGCTGCACACCCTGGTCGGCGTGCGCGACGCCCAGCCGCGCCTGCGGGAGGCCGCCGCCGTGCTGCGCCTGTCGCGTCGGCTGCTGCTGTGGCGGCTGATCCTGCCGGCGGCGCTGCCGGCGTTCCTCACCGGCGTGCGCCTGGCGCTGGCGCAGGGCTGGACGTCGCTCCTGGCCGTGGAACTGCTGGCCTCCAGCGAGGGCATCGGCTACCTGATGGTGCAGGCGCGACAACTCTTCATGCTCGATATCGTGTTCGTCTGCATCCTGGTCATCGGCCTGGTGGGTGCAGCCATGGACCGTGGCATCCAGGCGCTGGACCGGCGCCTGGTGCACTGGCCGCAGCAGGCCGCCGGCGAGCTGCGCCGCAGCCAGCCGGGGCGCAGCGGCGCAGGGCAGGGGTGGGAGCGCCTGCAGCCCTGGCTGTTGCCGCTGGGCCTGCTGGCGATCTGGCAGGCGGCGAGCGCGCTGGAGTGGGTCGATCCGTCGATTCTCGCCAGCCCCGCGTCGGTCGCGGTGGCACTGTGGGAGGGGTTGCTGGACAACAGCCTGACCGTCGCGCTGCTGGCCAGTCTGCAACGCACGCTCGCCGGCCTGCTGCTGGGCGGCGCGCTGGGCTTCCTGCTCGGCCTGGGGCTGGGATTGTGGCGTCCGGCGGAGCGGCTGTTCGGCCCGTCCTTCGCGGCGTTGCGGCAAGTGGCGATCTTCGCCTGGGTGCCGCTGCTGACCGCCTGGTTCGGCCTGGGTGAACTCGCAAAGGTCGTGTTCGTCGCCCTCGCCGCGTTCTTCCCGCTGCTGCTGGCGACCCAGCGCGGCATCGCCAGCCTGCCGGCGCAACTGACCGAGGCGGCCATCGCCCTGCGCCTGTCGCCCTGGCAGCGGCTGCGCCGGCTGGTGTTGCCGGGCGCCGCACCCTCGGTGTTCGCCGGGGTACGCCTGGCGCTGATCTATGCCTGGCTCGGCACCATCGGCGCCGAGTACTTCATGCCCTCGGACGGCGGCATCGGCAGCCTGATGATCGGCGCGCAACAACTCTTCCGCATGGACCTGGTCGGCGCCGGCATGTTGCTGGTCGGCCTCACCGGAGCCCTGCTGGCCGCCCTCGGCCAGCGCATCGAAGCGCGGGTGACGCGCTGGAGACACGCATGA
- a CDS encoding ABC transporter ATP-binding protein, translated as MNAFASQALVSFRQVAKSFPVDGRELQAIERFDLEIADGEFIAIVGASGCGKSTLLRLLVGLDREFQGEIRIDGALIDGIGGERGIVFQEHRLFPWLSVEQNVALGLVNEPLSDTGKAAKVADYLQLVGLSAFARAYPHQLSGGMAQRVAIARGLVASPRILLLDEPFGALDALTRQQLQEELLRIRQRERITTVLVTHDVEEALFLADRVVVMAPRPGRIKRIVEVPLAHPRERGGYDFLRQREALLHELTGEGDYVAPQPRRVEDLPFEFIAC; from the coding sequence ATGAACGCATTCGCATCCCAGGCCCTGGTGAGCTTTCGCCAGGTGGCCAAGAGCTTCCCCGTGGACGGCCGCGAGCTGCAGGCCATCGAACGCTTCGACCTGGAGATCGCCGACGGCGAGTTCATCGCCATCGTCGGCGCCAGCGGCTGCGGCAAGTCCACGCTGCTGCGCCTGCTGGTGGGGCTGGACCGCGAGTTCCAGGGCGAGATCCGCATCGATGGCGCGCTCATCGATGGCATCGGCGGCGAGCGCGGCATCGTGTTCCAGGAGCACCGCCTGTTCCCCTGGCTGAGCGTGGAGCAGAACGTCGCCCTCGGCCTGGTCAACGAACCGCTGAGCGACACCGGCAAGGCCGCCAAGGTGGCCGACTATCTGCAACTGGTGGGTCTGAGCGCGTTCGCCCGCGCCTACCCGCACCAGCTTTCCGGTGGCATGGCGCAGCGCGTGGCGATTGCCCGCGGCCTGGTGGCCAGCCCGCGCATCCTGCTGCTGGACGAACCCTTCGGCGCGCTGGATGCGCTGACCCGCCAGCAATTGCAGGAAGAACTGCTGCGCATCCGCCAGCGCGAGCGCATCACCACCGTGCTGGTGACCCATGACGTGGAGGAGGCGCTGTTCCTCGCCGACCGCGTGGTGGTGATGGCGCCGCGGCCGGGGCGTATCAAGCGCATCGTCGAGGTGCCGCTGGCACACCCGCGCGAGCGCGGCGGCTACGACTTCCTGCGCCAGCGCGAGGCGCTGCTGCACGAGCTGACGGGCGAGGGCGACTACGTCGCGCCGCAGCCCAGGCGGGTGGAAGACCTGCCGTTCGAGTTCATTGCCTGCTGA
- a CDS encoding alpha/beta hydrolase has protein sequence MNALMNEVGMLHPEISAFLDMVDDGRRTGRSALHELPLEQARQDFEASSESLKAGAPSMPVENLLIPAREGRQLPVRLYRPVGSSDAAILYFHGGGYTVGSLDSHDGLCRWLARHCDCAVISVGYRLAPEAPFPAAVRDARDAWNWLLGSATSLGLDPQRLAVGGDSAGAALATVLCAELAGEGATQPCAQLLFYPATDASARSESQELFAEGYLLETASLDWFYQQYVPDVAQRRDWRCSPVHAGAVLQGCAPALLFAAQFDPLLDEGLAYAQALVAQGVEVEAQRCCGMTHDFLRMGNLVPEVEGYYRRVADFLAARW, from the coding sequence ATGAATGCATTGATGAATGAGGTGGGCATGCTGCACCCGGAGATTTCCGCCTTCCTGGACATGGTCGACGACGGCCGCCGCACGGGCCGCTCGGCGCTGCACGAACTGCCGCTGGAGCAGGCGCGGCAGGACTTCGAGGCTTCCTCGGAATCGCTCAAGGCCGGCGCGCCGTCGATGCCGGTGGAGAACCTGCTGATCCCCGCGCGGGAGGGCCGGCAGTTGCCGGTGCGCCTGTATCGGCCGGTGGGCTCCAGCGACGCGGCGATCCTGTATTTCCACGGCGGTGGCTACACCGTGGGCAGCCTGGATTCCCATGACGGCCTGTGCCGGTGGCTGGCCAGGCACTGCGATTGCGCGGTGATCTCGGTGGGGTATCGCCTGGCGCCGGAAGCGCCGTTCCCCGCAGCCGTACGCGATGCGCGCGATGCCTGGAACTGGCTGCTGGGCTCGGCCACCAGCCTCGGCCTGGACCCGCAGCGCCTCGCTGTGGGTGGCGACAGCGCGGGCGCTGCGCTGGCCACCGTGCTCTGCGCCGAACTGGCGGGCGAAGGCGCCACGCAACCGTGCGCGCAGCTGCTGTTCTACCCGGCCACCGATGCCAGCGCGCGCAGTGAGTCCCAGGAGCTGTTCGCCGAGGGCTATCTGCTGGAAACCGCCAGCCTGGACTGGTTCTACCAGCAGTACGTGCCTGACGTTGCGCAGCGCCGGGATTGGCGTTGTTCGCCGGTGCATGCGGGGGCGGTCCTGCAGGGCTGCGCGCCGGCGTTGCTGTTCGCGGCGCAGTTCGACCCATTGCTGGACGAAGGCCTGGCCTACGCCCAGGCGCTGGTGGCGCAGGGCGTGGAGGTGGAGGCGCAGCGCTGTTGCGGCATGACCCATGACTTCCTGCGCATGGGCAACCTGGTGCCGGAGGTGGAGGGCTATTACCGACGTGTGGCGGACTTCCTGGCGGCTCGCTGGTAA
- a CDS encoding arylsulfatase gives MSKRPNFLVIVADDLGFSDLGAFGGEIATPHLDALALDGLRLTDFHTAPTCSPTRSMLLTGTDHHIAGIGTMAEALTPELEGKPGYEGYLNDRVVALPELLREAGYQTLMSGKWHLGLKLEQAPHARGFERSFSLLPGAANHYGFEPPYDDSTPRILKSTPALYVEDDRFIEELPADFYSSDAFGDRLIDYLKERDQSRPFFAYLPFSAPHWPLQAPKEVVDKYKGRYDAGPEALRLERLERLKQLGLIDADVKAHPVLAISKEWAQLSDEEQAKSARAMEVYAAMVERLDWNVGRVVEYLRQQGELDNTFVLFMSDNGAEGALLEAFPRFGPDLLSFLDQHYDNSLENIGRANSYIWYGPRWAQAATAPSRLYKAFTTEGGIRVPALVRYPALQRQGEISHAFSTVMDITPTILDLAGVRHPGKQWRGREVAEVRGKSWLGWLSGETEQAHDEKTVTGWELFGMRAIRQGDWKAVYLPAPVGPATWQLYDLGRDPGETQDLAQSEPARLQALIEHYTRYVNETGVIDAPPPFLAR, from the coding sequence ATGAGCAAACGCCCCAACTTCCTCGTTATCGTCGCCGACGACCTCGGCTTCTCCGACCTCGGCGCCTTCGGTGGCGAGATCGCCACGCCGCACCTGGACGCCCTGGCTCTCGATGGCCTGCGCCTGACCGACTTCCACACCGCGCCGACCTGCTCGCCGACGCGCTCGATGCTGCTGACCGGCACCGACCACCACATCGCCGGCATCGGCACCATGGCCGAGGCGCTGACCCCGGAGCTGGAGGGCAAGCCGGGCTACGAGGGCTACCTCAACGACCGCGTGGTGGCGCTGCCGGAGCTGCTGCGCGAGGCGGGCTACCAGACGCTGATGTCGGGCAAGTGGCACCTGGGCCTGAAGCTCGAGCAGGCGCCCCACGCGCGCGGCTTCGAGCGCTCCTTCTCGCTGCTGCCGGGCGCGGCCAACCACTACGGCTTCGAGCCGCCCTACGACGACAGCACGCCGCGCATCCTCAAGAGCACGCCGGCGCTGTACGTCGAGGATGACCGTTTCATCGAGGAGCTGCCGGCGGACTTCTATTCCTCCGACGCCTTCGGCGACCGCCTGATCGATTACCTCAAGGAGCGCGACCAGAGCCGGCCGTTCTTCGCCTACCTGCCGTTCTCCGCGCCGCACTGGCCGTTGCAGGCACCCAAGGAGGTGGTGGACAAGTACAAGGGGCGCTACGACGCCGGCCCCGAGGCCCTGCGCCTGGAACGCCTGGAGCGGCTCAAGCAGCTGGGCCTGATCGACGCCGACGTGAAGGCGCACCCGGTGCTGGCCATCAGCAAGGAATGGGCGCAGCTGAGCGACGAGGAGCAGGCGAAATCGGCGCGGGCCATGGAGGTCTACGCGGCGATGGTCGAGCGCCTGGACTGGAACGTCGGCCGCGTGGTCGAGTACCTGCGCCAGCAGGGCGAGCTGGACAATACCTTCGTCCTGTTCATGTCCGACAACGGCGCCGAGGGCGCGCTGCTGGAAGCCTTCCCGCGTTTCGGCCCGGACCTCCTGAGCTTCCTCGACCAGCACTACGACAACAGCCTGGAGAACATCGGCCGGGCCAACTCCTACATCTGGTACGGCCCGCGCTGGGCCCAGGCGGCTACCGCGCCGTCGCGCCTGTACAAGGCCTTCACCACCGAAGGCGGCATCCGCGTGCCGGCGCTGGTGCGCTACCCCGCGCTGCAACGCCAGGGCGAGATCAGCCATGCGTTTTCCACGGTGATGGACATCACCCCGACCATCCTCGACCTGGCTGGCGTGCGCCACCCCGGCAAGCAATGGCGCGGCCGCGAGGTCGCCGAGGTGCGCGGCAAGTCCTGGCTGGGCTGGCTCTCCGGCGAGACCGAGCAGGCCCACGACGAGAAGACCGTCACCGGCTGGGAGCTGTTCGGCATGCGCGCCATCCGCCAGGGCGACTGGAAGGCGGTGTACCTGCCCGCGCCGGTCGGCCCGGCCACCTGGCAGCTCTATGACCTGGGCCGCGACCCCGGCGAAACCCAGGACCTGGCCCAGAGCGAGCCGGCAAGACTGCAGGCGCTGATCGAGCACTACACGCGGTACGTCAACGAGACCGGCGTGATCGACGCGCCGCCGCCGTTCCTCGCGCGCTGA
- a CDS encoding ABC transporter substrate-binding protein, protein MKALTNQLLSLFAAPVLAGLLGAYPLITQAAEPVKEIRIAVPDVSAGQNHSGGGVVDVLYTRQLLEKEFAADGIQVKWSFFKGAGPVVNEAFANGQVDFAYLGDLAAIIGKSSGLDSRLLAATARGVNHYLGVQPGSGIKTLADLKGKRVGIFRGTASQLSFDNALASAGLSEKDLKVINLDFSAALAALAAKQIDATWGLAGLFALRDKGLAEIPLSTQDLGGAGTLQALLVGNGEFVDTHPDIVERLLKVQLQAVQWASTEANRDAYIDLVSQQASYPAVIFKSEYQGRPLAGVLSPKLDADFLGRLDASIAAAKSFGLIRRDFKSADWAAPALQDAASRQLAAQPVAAIQ, encoded by the coding sequence ATGAAGGCCCTCACCAACCAATTGCTGTCCCTCTTCGCCGCGCCGGTGCTGGCCGGGCTGCTCGGCGCCTATCCGCTGATTACCCAGGCCGCCGAGCCAGTGAAGGAAATCCGCATCGCCGTGCCCGACGTCAGCGCCGGGCAGAATCACTCCGGCGGCGGGGTGGTGGATGTCCTCTACACCCGCCAACTGCTGGAGAAGGAATTCGCCGCCGACGGCATCCAGGTCAAGTGGAGCTTCTTCAAGGGTGCCGGCCCGGTGGTCAACGAGGCCTTCGCCAACGGCCAGGTGGACTTCGCCTACCTGGGCGACCTGGCCGCGATCATCGGCAAATCCAGTGGCCTCGACAGCCGCCTGCTGGCCGCCACCGCGCGTGGGGTGAACCATTACCTGGGCGTGCAGCCCGGCTCGGGCATCAAGACCCTGGCCGACCTCAAGGGCAAGCGCGTCGGCATCTTCCGCGGCACCGCCAGCCAGCTGTCGTTCGACAACGCCCTGGCCAGCGCCGGCCTGAGCGAGAAGGACCTGAAGGTCATCAACCTCGACTTCAGCGCCGCCCTCGCCGCCCTTGCCGCCAAGCAGATCGACGCCACCTGGGGCCTGGCCGGCCTGTTCGCCCTGCGCGACAAAGGCCTGGCGGAGATCCCGCTGAGCACCCAGGACCTCGGCGGCGCTGGCACCCTGCAGGCCCTGCTGGTGGGCAACGGCGAATTCGTCGACACCCACCCGGACATCGTCGAGCGCCTGCTCAAGGTGCAACTGCAAGCGGTGCAATGGGCCAGCACCGAGGCCAACCGCGACGCCTACATTGACCTCGTGTCCCAGCAGGCCAGCTACCCGGCGGTGATCTTCAAGAGCGAATACCAGGGCCGCCCGCTGGCGGGCGTGCTCTCGCCGAAGCTGGACGCCGACTTCCTCGGCCGCCTGGACGCATCGATCGCCGCGGCCAAGTCCTTCGGCCTGATCCGCCGCGACTTCAAGTCCGCCGACTGGGCAGCCCCCGCCCTGCAGGACGCCGCAAGCCGGCAACTGGCGGCACAGCCGGTGGCGGCGATTCAGTGA